The genomic window ATGGTATGCCTTGTTACGCCTGAGAAACGGGTGTTATAATGTGCCATCTTTACACTCGGGTAGACAAGACTGTCTATGAGCACAGCACCAGTGAAAAAGTCCACCACGGATAGACGAATTAGCTCCGATTCCCCGGAACTGGCCGTTCCCATTTCACAATCCAACACCACAGCAGCCACGTGAGTTGGGAGAGGCGCAGTTTTCGTTTCGTAAAATTGCCAATTCTTCTCGAGTTCACCTACATTATAATGACGAGGGGAATGCTCATGCTGCCCGGCGCATGGTTTTGAGAATAGCGGCCCGTTGCAACAGGTCCATTTCTGGAATGCTCTGTCAGCCATCTTTCACATGAGGACACAGGGGTGAACTACACAGGTCGTTATTCAGAGGATAAAGTAAAAAATGCTTACCCTGTTTGCTACGTGGCCTGGGTGATAGCTGCAGATGAAAGATGTGTTTCCAGAACTACCATCTTGCGTACGCTCGGTCCCCTTGGCCGCTTTATCCAACGCTTGCTTGGTATGAGGGTTGATTTGACTTTCCGTGACGACTGCGCCTGAGGCACGATTCGAACTGTGCAGCTCAAGATGATTTGGCCTGCTCACAGCAGCATCAGATGCAGAAGGAAGCTTTGGTTCAGCAGGCTGATTTCGTTGCCGCCTGTTTTTCAGCACTTGAGAGGAATCAGAGTGTTAATAGCGTAGTCTTGACCAGttttttttggccatgtTCCATCTCACCTTTGCAGCACTTCTCGCATCGTTCCTTTCGTTGCAGGTCCGTGGAGCTCAACCTGGAAAAAATATATCCAGCCTTTTTCAGCTGGCCATGGGGCTGCACATAGTGGTGCAGCAGCTGCAAATAGTCTGGCGTTGGCTGGACAGGCCCGTATGACCTTTCAGTCGCCATGACTTGCGCACAAAGTTGGGAATAGCACCATGGGATGAGAGGTTTAAAGGTGTTTGAAGGTGCAACTGTGGGATTTTGACACGCACAAACGATGCTTGGGAGTCgaggtacctaggtaccaAGGTACCTGTACTTAGGTGAAACGGTCTGTTGGCAGCTGGCGGCCCTTAACTCGCAGCTGTGAAAGACGGTGCTTAAGTGCCAGGAGGGCGAGACTAATAATAAGAGTACTTGTGTACAAGGTAGTAGTCAACTTGATCGATTTTGGTTgctggcaacattgacatgAGTGAGGCCGAACTGCAGCCTTACCGGTTCACTTGAGCAGCTGTGGCTGCGGGCGGATCGTGTTCAATGATTGGGCCCGAATGTTGGTGaaacggcacctggggcgTTGGGCAGTCTTGACAGAGTGGTCGCAACATGCAACCGAGTCTGAAGCTATGGACGAATCTCCTGAGATGCGGATTGGTAGGAAAattgtatggcagaggagtctccacgagccagTCCGCCGCTAAAGAGATAGGAAAGAAGAGAGTGTCGAGcaacgacgacaaaaaggaaagggcCAACACGTTACGCAACAAATCGCTTTGAAGCATGCATAGAGCTTATTTACAGCGGACACAAAATCGCAAATGGAAATATCGTACCAAGCATCACTGTCGAAGCAATGGCTGCACAATAATGCAACCAGAGCTGCTCGCTCCAGCAAGCTTTGAAGATGCTTGCGTTCAAGTCAAGAACGCAAGACTGGCCATCAACGAATGGGCTATGAAGCGGCAAAGTCGGCGGTATGCTCCTTTCCCCgcctttccctttcttctttcttggccgGAAAATGAAAGGAAACCGCACGTAAAAGAGGTGACGtaggagtactccgtaccaattCACACATTCTGGTAGGCAGTTTCCTTCATGGCCGCGCAAACAGTCAATACTTTGTTGTGCGACGGCTCTCTTCCGATGCCGCCTGCGCACTTTGATTGGCCCAGCCACGCTCTCCGTTCAGCTGTCGGCCTCGCCGCTAAAGGCCCTGGCGCGCCACACAGGCGCGCAAGTGGGCATCGGGGTATCGATTGATCGGATTCTTTTCTGCCATTGGGCCGAGCATTAAAGAAGCCTCGGTATATCTCGAGCGAAAATGGCATGGGGGATGCTTTGACGTACGATACGGAGCACCCCTTACCCATAGTAATACTTGTTCTGTACATACAATCTGTTGAGTGAACCGATGGGCACATAATGTCTGTACGctcgtccttgtcgagcTGTTGTGAATCAACAACCACCTATGTACTTACCTAGGCAGACAGGTAGGCAGGGGCCTGGGATCAAAGGCACAAGCATCAAGCATCAAGCATCAAGCAAATCTACACAGGCGCGGGAGCGAACATGATGTCCTGGGTGTTTAAGGCTGCGACGAGAGCGGCCAATGGTTACTTTTCAGTGCCAGATGAAACAATATTGGTTGCTTCCTGGGTACTTGCTTGCCGAATACTACGTTTGCCGAATACTTGTATGCTCAGATTTACTGGTagcatggagaagatgggACGCGACCATCAGGCTGCAACGATGGAGGGGAGGTTATGAAGCGGGATGACAACATGTTGTCTAATCTACTACATAGCTATTGCACTCTGCAGGTGTGTAGGTGTGCACGGGCCTGCCTGGGTATGGAGGagttctactccgtactccgtagttgtAACCCCATATGCAGATGGagatttttcttcttctagTGCTGCCACATGGCTGTTCGCCAGGGGTTGAGCAAAGCCTATGGATGCTGACGTGCAGCCACGAACCGGATTGGACCAAAgagaaaaataaaatacaataagaaatgaaaaaaaatccaCGGTGCATGTCATACACCTGTAGGTGAGATGGGCATTGTTGAACGGTAGCAACGGCAGGAAGATGACGTGAATCATCAGGAGGATGGAGAAAAACATGATCATCAATGACGGCATTCGCATCAGCACACCAGAGAGCGCCGCGGTTGACTAGC from Metarhizium brunneum chromosome 2, complete sequence includes these protein-coding regions:
- the rex3_0 gene encoding RNA exonuclease 3 → MATERSYGPVQPTPDYLQLLHHYVQPHGQLKKAGYIFSRLSSTDLQRKERCEKCCKVLKNRRQRNQPAEPKLPSASDAAVSRPNHLELHSSNRASGAVVTESQINPHTKQALDKAAKGTERTQDGSSGNTSFICSYHPGHVANRKWTCCNGPLFSKPCAGQHEHSPRHYNVGELEKNWQFYETKTAPLPTHVAAVVLDCEMGTASSGESELIRLSVVDFFTGAVLIDSLVYPSVKMAHYNTRFSGVTRHTMDDSRRRRKCILGRDSARQALYKFVGPDTVVIGHAGHQDLTSLRWIHHRIVDTLILETGKRRLEEDLSRRREWEESENTEMGESANPSSAVEDKDNTAATNLQEGGLSLKALTLKRLNRTIQVKGRGHDSLEDALATRDLLHWHIDAILRSDTEGLL